The Planktothrix tepida PCC 9214 genome has a segment encoding these proteins:
- a CDS encoding protochlorophyllide reductase, with amino-acid sequence MANQATVVITGASSGVGLQAARALAQKGWYVVMACRDLAKAEQAAQSLGMSPDSYKILPIDLGSLASVKQFVADFRSLGRSLDALVCNAAIYMPLIKEPLWSPEGYELTVATNHLGHFYLCNVMLEDMKRSSYPDRRMVILGTVTHNPDELGGKIPPRPDLGNLEGFEQGFKDPITMIDGKKFEPVKAYKDSKVCNVLTMRELHRRYHESTGITFTSLYPGCVATTALFRNHYPLFQKIFPIFQKYITGGFVTEELSGDRVAMVVADPEYKQSGVYWSWGNRQKKDRKSFVQKVSPQASDDQKAQKMWDLSAKLVGLAY; translated from the coding sequence ATGGCAAATCAAGCAACAGTTGTAATTACGGGAGCGTCTTCGGGCGTTGGTTTGCAAGCCGCTAGAGCCTTAGCCCAAAAGGGTTGGTATGTGGTTATGGCGTGTCGGGATTTAGCTAAAGCTGAACAGGCTGCTCAATCTCTGGGAATGTCCCCCGACAGCTATAAAATTCTTCCCATAGATTTAGGATCTTTAGCCAGTGTAAAACAGTTTGTTGCGGATTTCCGGTCTTTGGGTCGTTCCCTGGATGCGTTAGTCTGCAATGCGGCGATTTATATGCCTTTAATTAAAGAGCCTTTATGGAGTCCAGAGGGGTATGAATTAACCGTAGCCACCAACCATTTAGGACATTTCTACCTCTGCAATGTCATGTTAGAGGACATGAAACGCTCTTCCTATCCTGATCGCAGAATGGTGATTTTAGGAACTGTTACCCACAACCCTGATGAGTTAGGAGGGAAAATTCCTCCCCGCCCCGATTTAGGAAATCTTGAAGGGTTTGAACAAGGTTTCAAAGATCCGATCACAATGATTGATGGTAAAAAATTTGAACCTGTTAAAGCTTATAAAGATAGTAAGGTTTGTAATGTTTTAACGATGCGAGAATTACATCGCCGTTATCATGAGTCTACCGGAATTACGTTTACTTCTTTGTATCCGGGTTGTGTAGCAACAACGGCTTTATTCCGCAACCATTATCCCCTATTTCAGAAGATTTTCCCCATCTTTCAAAAATACATTACTGGGGGATTTGTTACCGAAGAATTATCGGGCGATCGCGTAGCCATGGTTGTCGCTGATCCTGAATATAAACAGTCGGGAGTCTATTGGAGTTGGGGAAATCGACAAAAGAAAGATCGCAAATCTTTTGTGCAGAAAGTCTCTCCCCAAGCCAGTGATGATCAAAAAGCTCAAAAAATGTGGGATTTAAGCGCTAAATTAGTGGGATTAGCGTATTAA
- a CDS encoding DICT sensory domain-containing protein, with protein sequence MSISTSVLTELVQFLPSLKPQIYFKSSLTALSHAMEDQVLAGSDQPLVIATFQQERFYRQEAHRYRRISEITPQVYVMAASETAFTNSSDHHETVAFNPEDQLRQEWNLLVLGQYYSTCLVCIEREDLVQNSQMPEQLLMDQARPFEGIWTSDRQVCIKVAELLFERILHYRPELTEKVEQGFSSFGIRLGTRKGKKTTTRSKSNSISQDCSSLNDPFAYRLVTYLQAGQHKLLRVYRSLAAKERKERLVNSITATIRQSLNPQEVIKVATQELGEAMGACRCLIYRCKATDNSVKISNEYLCNNMISLIGKTWILRENPLFQEVVKGQERIYINDINKNNFTKINQANEAAEKTLLVLTKSEEALTKIAQKWQIKGWLMIPILYQGQLLGMVELHQCNCNRSLWQEDDLSMVDAIATQLGAAIIQAETYANLEDLNQQLEALERTRSNLIAITGHELRTPLSTILVCLETLNQEPDMPVEMRKVMLDTALEDAERLRKLVQDFLKLSHLESGRVDWNPESLRLKECIDLAISGIRTHHVAHEVPRIETQVPSDLPLVQADGEWLVELLSKLLDNACKFTNPDGKVTISAQCNSDQMVEVTISDTGRGIEPNRLDAVFERFYQEEGSLRRSVGGTGLGLAIGKQIVNGWGGEIWADSPGKNQGSQFHFTIPYIENND encoded by the coding sequence ATGAGTATCTCGACCTCGGTACTAACAGAATTGGTGCAGTTCCTGCCCAGTTTAAAGCCCCAAATTTATTTTAAATCCTCTTTAACGGCTCTATCTCATGCGATGGAGGATCAAGTTTTGGCGGGATCTGACCAACCTCTGGTAATTGCGACCTTTCAACAGGAACGATTTTATCGTCAAGAAGCTCACCGTTACCGCAGAATTTCTGAAATCACACCCCAAGTCTATGTGATGGCGGCTTCAGAAACAGCCTTTACAAACTCTTCTGACCATCATGAAACAGTGGCGTTTAACCCAGAAGATCAACTGCGTCAAGAATGGAATTTATTGGTTTTAGGACAATATTATTCAACCTGTTTAGTCTGTATTGAACGAGAAGATTTAGTTCAAAATTCCCAGATGCCAGAACAGTTATTAATGGATCAAGCTCGTCCCTTTGAAGGGATTTGGACATCAGATCGTCAAGTCTGTATTAAAGTTGCAGAATTGCTGTTTGAACGCATTTTACATTACCGCCCTGAATTAACAGAAAAGGTAGAACAAGGGTTTAGTAGTTTTGGGATTCGTTTAGGAACTCGAAAAGGCAAAAAAACAACAACTCGGAGCAAATCTAATTCGATTTCTCAAGATTGTTCTTCTCTTAATGATCCCTTTGCTTATCGTTTAGTGACTTATTTACAAGCGGGTCAACATAAACTGTTACGGGTCTATCGTTCCTTAGCCGCTAAAGAACGAAAGGAACGTTTAGTTAATTCGATTACCGCTACTATTCGGCAATCTTTGAATCCTCAAGAAGTGATCAAAGTGGCAACCCAAGAATTAGGGGAAGCAATGGGAGCTTGTCGTTGTTTAATTTATCGCTGCAAAGCAACAGATAATTCCGTTAAAATTTCAAATGAATATTTATGTAATAATATGATTTCTCTGATAGGAAAAACCTGGATTTTGCGAGAAAATCCTTTATTTCAAGAAGTTGTTAAAGGGCAAGAACGAATTTATATTAATGACATCAATAAAAATAATTTTACCAAAATCAATCAAGCTAATGAAGCTGCCGAAAAAACGCTATTAGTTTTAACAAAGTCCGAAGAAGCTTTAACAAAGATTGCTCAAAAATGGCAAATTAAAGGCTGGTTAATGATTCCAATTTTATACCAGGGTCAACTTTTAGGCATGGTGGAACTGCACCAATGTAATTGTAATCGTTCTTTATGGCAAGAAGATGATTTATCGATGGTAGATGCGATCGCAACGCAATTAGGAGCCGCGATTATTCAAGCAGAAACCTACGCCAATTTAGAAGACTTAAATCAACAATTAGAAGCTTTAGAACGCACCCGCAGCAATTTAATTGCCATTACCGGACATGAATTAAGAACACCTTTATCGACGATTTTAGTGTGTTTAGAAACCTTAAATCAAGAGCCGGATATGCCTGTGGAAATGCGAAAAGTGATGTTAGATACAGCTTTAGAGGATGCTGAACGCTTAAGAAAGTTAGTTCAAGATTTCTTAAAATTATCCCATTTAGAAAGCGGTCGAGTGGATTGGAATCCTGAATCATTACGATTGAAAGAATGTATTGATTTAGCCATTAGCGGCATTCGTACCCATCATGTAGCCCATGAAGTCCCAAGAATTGAAACCCAAGTTCCCTCAGATTTACCTTTAGTTCAAGCCGATGGCGAATGGTTAGTAGAATTACTGTCTAAACTATTAGATAATGCCTGTAAATTTACAAATCCTGATGGGAAAGTCACGATTAGTGCTCAATGTAATAGCGATCAAATGGTCGAAGTCACAATTTCCGACACGGGACGGGGAATCGAACCGAATCGACTAGACGCGGTATTTGAGCGTTTTTATCAAGAAGAAGGTTCTCTACGTCGTAGTGTGGGTGGAACAGGCTTAGGATTAGCGATCGGCAAACAAATTGTTAATGGTTGGGGAGGGGAAATTTGGGCAGATTCCCCTGGGAAAAATCAAGGAAGTCAGTTCCATTTCACCATTCCTTATATTGAAAACAATGATTGA
- a CDS encoding DUF4912 domain-containing protein has protein sequence MLLNKKDTSIVTLTLLLSIATSPVAWAASRWPSNTSVADSTTLSESSLLSSKQVRKLNIERQPLSSQDEWDVKLKPMSKSEVALSSQQPILLSQLDSSPLPPRTKKNSVVSQSSQVQQATVPATEGEIPSWLWWLLPMIPVLGFWLGLQFKTQRSKSGDKQSKESITPVLSTESDISRKQHQTPSSPVLVGGMELNESTTESLKTSFSPIVSSVSTPRTVLKKHNQTEKEFASMEDRAIQQVAEAVLIAEIDESEAEAVIAEFLTTKAPIEKLTESELLVSPILETEPNIPTEPAIVESDIEEEPSIIATVGEELIEPELSVFEIVETEPNIPTESTIVESDIEEEPPIIATVDEELIEPELSVFEIVETESDIPTEPAIVESDIEEEPPTIATVDEDLIKPELSVSPILETEPNIATESDIVESDIEEELPTIATVDEDLIKPELSVSPILETEPNIATEPAIVEPDIEEESPTIATVDEELIEPELSVSELAKTEPEEIELGVAHQDVRSEADVAATKFNLGKEITFEPSLADVDQGLPALPDGYGQSQIFLLPRDPNWAYAYWDVPNEHKEYLRQQGGIYLLLRVYDVTAIDMDTQPPLSMQEYECDEITREWYVPISMSDRDYIAELGYLTRDGRWLVLVRSNHIRIPPIYPTDWENDQFINVPWNKDLRGKTQFRL, from the coding sequence ATGTTGTTAAATAAAAAAGATACATCGATAGTGACCTTAACGTTATTGTTATCAATAGCGACAAGTCCCGTTGCCTGGGCAGCCTCTCGATGGCCTTCTAATACCAGTGTAGCGGATTCTACTACGCTTTCAGAGTCGTCCTTGCTATCCTCAAAACAAGTTAGGAAGCTTAATATTGAGCGACAACCCTTGAGTAGTCAGGATGAATGGGATGTCAAGCTGAAACCTATGTCAAAATCTGAGGTAGCCCTGAGTTCTCAACAACCCATCCTGTTGAGCCAGCTTGATTCGTCTCCACTTCCACCTAGAACAAAAAAGAATAGTGTCGTTAGCCAATCTTCCCAAGTGCAGCAAGCAACGGTTCCTGCAACGGAAGGAGAAATCCCAAGTTGGTTATGGTGGTTACTACCGATGATTCCGGTTTTAGGATTTTGGCTGGGGTTACAATTTAAAACTCAACGTTCTAAGTCTGGGGATAAACAATCTAAGGAGTCTATTACTCCTGTATTATCTACAGAATCTGATATTTCTAGGAAGCAACATCAGACTCCTTCTAGTCCAGTATTAGTGGGAGGAATGGAGTTAAACGAGTCTACAACAGAATCCCTGAAAACCTCCTTTTCTCCTATTGTTTCTTCTGTTTCTACTCCTCGTACTGTTCTTAAAAAACATAATCAGACTGAAAAAGAATTTGCTTCTATGGAAGATAGGGCAATTCAGCAAGTTGCAGAAGCGGTATTAATTGCAGAAATTGATGAGAGTGAAGCTGAAGCCGTAATCGCAGAATTTTTGACGACAAAAGCACCCATTGAGAAACTAACAGAGTCGGAACTCTTGGTTTCCCCAATATTAGAAACAGAACCCAATATCCCAACAGAACCTGCTATTGTAGAATCGGATATTGAGGAAGAACCTTCAATAATTGCAACGGTTGGTGAGGAATTAATAGAACCAGAATTATCAGTTTTTGAAATAGTAGAAACTGAACCGAATATCCCCACTGAATCTACTATTGTAGAATCGGATATTGAGGAAGAACCTCCAATAATTGCAACGGTTGATGAGGAGTTAATAGAACCAGAATTATCAGTTTTTGAAATAGTAGAAACTGAGTCTGATATCCCCACTGAACCAGCTATTGTAGAATCGGATATTGAGGAAGAACCTCCAACAATTGCAACGGTTGATGAGGATTTAATCAAACCGGAATTATCGGTTTCCCCAATATTAGAAACAGAACCTAATATTGCAACAGAATCAGATATTGTAGAATCAGATATTGAGGAAGAACTTCCAACAATTGCAACGGTTGATGAGGATTTAATCAAACCGGAATTATCGGTTTCCCCAATATTAGAAACAGAACCTAATATTGCAACAGAACCCGCTATTGTAGAACCGGATATTGAGGAAGAATCTCCAACAATTGCAACGGTTGATGAGGAGTTAATAGAACCAGAATTATCGGTTTCTGAACTCGCAAAAACTGAACCCGAAGAAATAGAATTAGGAGTAGCCCATCAAGATGTTCGTTCAGAAGCGGATGTAGCAGCCACTAAATTTAACCTCGGAAAAGAGATTACATTTGAACCCTCCCTTGCGGATGTAGACCAAGGACTCCCAGCATTACCCGATGGTTATGGTCAGAGTCAGATTTTCCTGCTTCCCCGTGACCCCAATTGGGCTTATGCTTATTGGGATGTTCCCAACGAACATAAAGAATATTTACGTCAGCAAGGCGGAATTTATCTGCTGCTGCGGGTTTATGATGTTACTGCTATTGATATGGACACTCAGCCACCCTTGTCCATGCAAGAATATGAATGTGATGAAATAACACGAGAATGGTATGTTCCCATTTCCATGAGCGATCGCGATTATATTGCGGAATTGGGTTATCTGACGAGAGATGGACGTTGGTTAGTCCTGGTTCGCTCTAATCATATTCGCATTCCCCCCATTTATCCAACGGACTGGGAAAATGATCAATTCATTAATGTTCCTTGGAACAAAGACCTCAGAGGAAAAACCCAGTTTAGACTCTAA
- a CDS encoding DUF2973 domain-containing protein, protein MLHLVYILAFTVIAFLAVRNLIHSLLTVGMESQKLPDSRNYGGSMNSGRMQKILHPELLDEAGNLINEPLLVMRSLSVQDARNQLDNLYKSSPGSIDDIRDED, encoded by the coding sequence ATGCTACACTTAGTTTACATTCTGGCTTTTACCGTTATAGCGTTTCTGGCTGTTCGTAATTTAATTCATAGTCTTTTAACCGTAGGAATGGAATCCCAAAAGCTTCCAGATTCTCGCAATTATGGCGGGTCAATGAACTCAGGACGGATGCAAAAAATTCTCCATCCAGAACTGCTGGATGAAGCCGGAAATTTAATTAATGAACCGTTGTTAGTCATGCGTTCCTTGTCGGTTCAAGATGCTCGAAATCAATTAGATAATTTATATAAATCTTCTCCGGGTTCAATCGATGATATTCGGGATGAAGATTAG